A portion of the Edaphobacter bradus genome contains these proteins:
- a CDS encoding HU family DNA-binding protein: MIKQDLIQRVVERTGLPRTKAEAAVDAIFESMKQSLVAGDRIELRGFGVFTVKPRKTGIGRNPRTGAEVTIAPGKAVRFKPGKELHLID, translated from the coding sequence ATGATAAAGCAGGATCTCATACAGCGGGTTGTTGAGCGTACCGGCCTGCCACGTACAAAAGCAGAGGCCGCGGTAGACGCTATCTTCGAGAGCATGAAGCAATCACTGGTCGCAGGTGATCGCATTGAGTTGCGAGGCTTCGGCGTCTTCACCGTCAAACCAAGAAAGACCGGCATCGGCCGCAATCCAAGGACCGGAGCCGAGGTCACGATTGCGCCTGGCAAAGCGGTTCGCTTCAAACCCGGTAAAGAACTCCACTTGATCGACTAA